The proteins below are encoded in one region of Streptomyces cyanogenus:
- the lpdA gene encoding dihydrolipoyl dehydrogenase: protein MANDASTVFDLVILGGGSGGYAAALRGAQLGLDVALIEKDKVGGTCLHRGCIPTKALLHAGEIADQARESEQFGVKATFEGIDVPAVHKYKDDVISGLYKGLQGLIASRKVTYIEGEGRLSSPTSVDVNGRRIQGRHVLLATGSVPKSLPGLEIDGNRIISSDHALVLDRVPKSAIILGGGVIGVEFASAWKSFGSDVTVIEGLKHLVPVEDENSSKLLERAFRKRGIKFNLGTFFQKAEYTQDGVKVTLADGKEFEAEVLLVAVGRGPVSQGLGYEEAGVAMDRGYVLVDEYMRTNVPTISAVGDLVPTLQLAHVGFAEGILVAERLAGLKVVPIDYDGVPRVTYCHPEVASVGITEAKAKEIYGADKVVALKYNLAGNGKSKILKTAGEIKLVQVKDGAVVGVHMVGDRMGEQVGEAQLIYNWEALPAEVAQLIHAHPTQNEALGEAHLALAGKPLHSHD from the coding sequence GTGGCGAACGACGCCAGCACCGTTTTCGACCTAGTGATCCTCGGCGGTGGTAGCGGTGGTTACGCCGCGGCCCTGCGCGGGGCGCAGCTGGGCCTGGACGTCGCCCTGATCGAGAAGGACAAGGTCGGCGGCACCTGCCTGCACCGGGGTTGCATCCCCACCAAGGCCCTGCTGCACGCGGGCGAGATCGCCGACCAGGCCCGCGAGAGCGAGCAGTTCGGTGTGAAGGCCACCTTCGAGGGCATCGACGTCCCGGCCGTCCACAAGTACAAGGACGACGTGATCTCGGGCCTGTACAAGGGTCTGCAGGGGCTCATCGCGTCCCGGAAGGTGACGTACATCGAGGGTGAGGGCCGGCTGTCCTCCCCCACCTCCGTGGACGTGAACGGCCGGCGCATCCAGGGCCGCCACGTCCTGCTGGCGACCGGCTCCGTGCCGAAGTCGCTGCCGGGCCTGGAGATCGACGGCAACCGCATCATCTCCTCCGACCACGCCCTCGTCCTGGACCGCGTGCCGAAGTCCGCGATCATCCTGGGCGGCGGTGTCATCGGTGTCGAGTTCGCCTCGGCGTGGAAGTCCTTCGGCTCGGACGTCACGGTCATCGAGGGCCTCAAGCACCTCGTCCCGGTCGAGGACGAGAACAGCTCGAAGCTTCTCGAGCGCGCGTTCCGCAAGCGCGGCATCAAGTTCAACCTGGGCACCTTCTTCCAGAAGGCCGAGTACACCCAGGACGGCGTGAAGGTCACCCTGGCCGACGGCAAGGAGTTCGAGGCCGAGGTCCTGCTGGTGGCGGTCGGCCGCGGCCCGGTCTCGCAGGGCCTGGGCTACGAGGAGGCCGGGGTCGCGATGGACCGCGGCTACGTCCTCGTCGACGAGTACATGCGCACGAACGTCCCGACCATCTCCGCCGTCGGTGACCTCGTCCCGACGCTCCAGCTCGCGCACGTCGGCTTCGCCGAGGGCATCCTGGTGGCGGAGCGTCTGGCCGGTCTGAAGGTCGTTCCGATCGACTACGACGGTGTCCCGCGGGTGACGTACTGCCACCCGGAGGTCGCCTCCGTCGGTATCACCGAGGCCAAGGCCAAGGAGATCTACGGCGCGGACAAGGTCGTCGCTCTGAAGTACAACCTGGCGGGCAACGGAAAGAGCAAGATCCTCAAGACCGCGGGCGAGATCAAGCTCGTCCAGGTCAAGGACGGTGCCGTCGTCGGCGTCCACATGGTCGGCGACCGCATGGGTGAGCAGGTCGGCGAGGCCCAGCTGATCTACAACTGGGAGGCGCTGCCTGCCGAGGTCGCCCAGCTCATCCACGCCCACCCGACGCAGAACGAGGCGCTCGGCGAGGCCCACCTGGCCCTGGCCGGCAAGCCGCTGCACTCCCACGACTGA
- a CDS encoding adenosylcobinamide-GDP ribazoletransferase, protein MQRSSALDGLRFAFGTLTVLPVRVHRWDRVAARGGMLSAPVAGLVVGGCAAGLGVLLLLLGAGPLLAAVASVAVPAALTRGLHLDGLADTADGLGSGKPAEDALRIMKQSDIGPFGVLTLVLVLLAQVAVLAQLYDDSWGRGAVAAVASAVAARLALTLAARAGVPAARPEGLGAAVAGVVPGAVAVAVAVGVVAVAGVAGLRVAAAVGAGAGGAEVLLRVCVRRFGGVTGDVFGAVAETAATVSLVVLALGR, encoded by the coding sequence GTGCAAAGATCCTCTGCCCTCGACGGTCTCCGGTTCGCCTTCGGCACCCTCACCGTGCTGCCCGTCCGGGTGCACCGCTGGGACCGGGTGGCCGCGCGCGGAGGCATGCTGTCGGCGCCGGTGGCCGGGCTGGTCGTCGGCGGCTGCGCGGCCGGGCTCGGTGTGCTGCTGCTCCTCCTCGGCGCGGGCCCGCTGCTCGCCGCCGTCGCCTCGGTCGCCGTACCGGCCGCGCTGACCCGGGGCCTGCACCTCGACGGGCTCGCCGACACCGCCGACGGACTGGGCAGCGGCAAGCCCGCCGAGGACGCGCTGCGGATCATGAAGCAGTCGGACATCGGGCCGTTCGGGGTGCTCACCCTCGTCCTGGTGCTGCTGGCCCAGGTCGCCGTGCTGGCGCAGCTCTACGACGACTCCTGGGGCCGGGGTGCGGTGGCGGCCGTGGCCTCGGCGGTCGCGGCCCGGCTGGCCCTCACCCTGGCCGCCCGCGCGGGGGTGCCGGCCGCCCGCCCGGAGGGGCTCGGGGCGGCGGTGGCCGGGGTGGTGCCGGGGGCTGTCGCCGTGGCAGTCGCGGTCGGGGTGGTGGCGGTGGCCGGGGTGGCGGGCCTCCGGGTCGCCGCGGCGGTGGGGGCGGGGGCCGGTGGGGCCGAGGTGTTGCTGCGGGTGTGCGTCCGCCGGTTCGGCGGGGTGACCGGAGATGTGTTCGGGGCGGTTGCCGAGACGGCCGCGACCGTGTCCCTCGTGGTGCTGGCCCTCGGCCGGTAG
- a CDS encoding leucyl aminopeptidase translates to MTALTLSTAAAPGLRADAIVIGVAKGAQGPVVAPGAEAVDKAYDGRLAGVLETLGASGAEGELTKLPAPAGFKAPLVVAVGLGAEPDDKDGEDGYDAEALRRAAGVAARALTGSRKAAFALPVDGPGAVGAIGEGILLGAYSFDTYKGGAQDAKTAKARNGKAPLAEAALLGGKPRDAAHKAALARAVAVCEELNRARDLINMPPNDLTPAIFAGIAQTAAKEHGLKVQVLDDKALAKGGYGGILGVGGGSTATPRLVKLTYRHPKAEKHLAFVGKGITYDSGGISLKPAGHNETMKCDMSGAAAVFAAVVAAARLGLEVNVTGWLALAENMPSGSAVRPGDVLRMYSGKTVEVLNTDAEGRLVLADALWAASQESPDAIVDVATLTGAMMLALGSRTFGVMANDDAFRSAVYEAAEEVGEPAWPMPLPEHLRKGMDSSVADIANMGERMGGGLVAGLFLREFVGEGITWAHLDIAGPAFNEGGPFGYTPKGGTGSAVRTLVRLAELTAAGDLG, encoded by the coding sequence GTGACTGCTCTGACTCTCAGCACCGCCGCGGCGCCCGGCCTGCGGGCCGACGCGATCGTGATCGGTGTCGCCAAGGGCGCCCAGGGGCCCGTCGTAGCGCCGGGCGCCGAGGCCGTGGACAAGGCGTACGACGGCAGGCTGGCCGGCGTCCTGGAGACCCTCGGCGCCTCCGGTGCCGAGGGCGAGCTGACGAAGCTGCCCGCACCGGCCGGCTTCAAGGCCCCGCTCGTGGTGGCGGTGGGCCTCGGCGCGGAGCCCGACGACAAGGACGGCGAGGACGGCTACGACGCCGAGGCGCTGCGCAGGGCCGCCGGCGTGGCCGCCCGCGCGCTCACCGGGTCCCGGAAGGCCGCGTTCGCGCTGCCCGTGGACGGCCCCGGCGCCGTCGGCGCGATCGGCGAGGGCATCCTGCTCGGCGCCTACTCCTTCGACACCTACAAGGGCGGCGCCCAGGACGCCAAGACCGCCAAGGCCAGGAACGGCAAGGCGCCGCTGGCCGAGGCCGCGCTGCTCGGGGGCAAGCCGCGCGACGCCGCCCACAAGGCCGCGCTCGCCCGCGCGGTCGCGGTCTGCGAGGAGCTGAACCGCGCCCGCGACCTGATCAACATGCCGCCGAACGACCTCACCCCCGCGATCTTCGCCGGCATCGCGCAGACCGCGGCCAAGGAGCACGGCCTCAAGGTGCAGGTGCTCGACGACAAGGCCCTGGCCAAGGGCGGCTACGGCGGCATCCTCGGCGTCGGCGGCGGTTCGACGGCCACCCCGCGCCTGGTGAAGCTGACGTACCGGCACCCGAAGGCGGAGAAGCACCTGGCCTTCGTCGGCAAGGGCATCACCTACGACTCGGGCGGCATCTCGCTGAAGCCGGCCGGCCACAACGAGACGATGAAGTGCGACATGAGCGGTGCCGCCGCCGTGTTCGCCGCGGTCGTCGCCGCCGCGCGCCTCGGGCTGGAGGTCAACGTGACCGGCTGGCTGGCGCTGGCCGAGAACATGCCGTCCGGCTCCGCCGTGCGCCCGGGTGACGTGCTGCGCATGTACAGCGGCAAGACGGTCGAGGTGCTCAACACGGACGCCGAGGGCCGGCTGGTGCTCGCCGACGCGCTGTGGGCGGCCTCGCAGGAGAGCCCGGACGCGATCGTGGACGTGGCCACGCTGACCGGCGCGATGATGCTGGCGCTGGGCAGCCGGACGTTCGGTGTCATGGCCAACGACGACGCGTTCCGCTCGGCGGTGTACGAGGCGGCGGAGGAGGTCGGCGAGCCGGCCTGGCCGATGCCGCTGCCGGAGCACCTGCGCAAGGGCATGGACTCGTCCGTGGCCGACATCGCGAACATGGGCGAGCGGATGGGCGGCGGTCTGGTCGCCGGTCTCTTCCTCCGCGAGTTCGTGGGCGAGGGCATCACGTGGGCGCACCTCGACATCGCCGGACCGGCGTTCAACGAGGGCGGGCCCTTCGGGTACACACCCAAGGGTGGTACCGGTTCCGCCGTGCGTACGCTGGTGCGGCTGGCCGAGCTGACCGCTGCGGGTGACCTGGGCTGA